One Bdellovibrionales bacterium CG10_big_fil_rev_8_21_14_0_10_45_34 genomic region harbors:
- a CDS encoding motility protein A, with product MDRASIFGVVLGVGAILFGQILEGGHVNSLIQLTAAIIVFGGTLGAVLVSAPPADLRMAGNLLPRAFKDSKEFDIDSLIEEISESAHIARKQSILALESRIPKFSNSYMQNIFRFVIDGVDPAHIRSVFETEIAMSEERRIAGAKVFSEAGGFAPTIGIIGAVLGLIHVMENLTDTAKLGSGIAIAFVATVYGIGSANLFFIPLGNKLKRKVQEESIAKEMILEGALGILAGINPHLLREKLESYKSQSRSKGRT from the coding sequence GTGGATAGAGCAAGTATTTTTGGAGTTGTTTTAGGGGTTGGAGCCATTCTGTTTGGGCAAATTCTTGAAGGCGGTCATGTGAACTCGCTGATACAACTCACGGCTGCCATTATCGTGTTTGGCGGTACGCTTGGAGCCGTCCTTGTCAGTGCTCCACCTGCTGATCTTAGAATGGCTGGTAATTTACTGCCAAGAGCTTTCAAGGATTCCAAAGAATTCGATATCGATAGTCTCATTGAGGAAATATCGGAGTCAGCACATATTGCCCGTAAGCAATCCATCTTGGCTTTGGAGTCTCGCATACCGAAGTTCTCTAATTCTTACATGCAGAATATTTTTCGGTTCGTTATTGACGGCGTAGACCCGGCGCACATTCGAAGCGTTTTTGAAACGGAAATCGCAATGAGCGAAGAGCGCCGAATTGCCGGTGCAAAAGTTTTCTCCGAGGCGGGAGGGTTTGCTCCTACAATAGGTATCATCGGTGCGGTGCTCGGCTTGATACATGTTATGGAGAATCTTACGGATACAGCTAAGCTTGGCTCTGGTATCGCGATCGCCTTTGTGGCCACGGTATACGGTATTGGCTCTGCGAATCTTTTCTTTATCCCACTTGGCAACAAGCTAAAGCGAAAAGTTCAAGAAGAGTCCATTGCAAAAGAAATGATCCTCGAAGGCGCACTTGGCATTCTTGCAGGTATTAACCCCCATCTCTTAAGAGAAAAGCTAGAGAGTTATAAGAGTCAAAGTCGCTCAAAAGGCCGAACATAA
- a CDS encoding endoflagellar protein, whose product MIELTRMDGRKILLNPDLVQSVDPGPDSRIQFRDGETLLVKESAQEIAQLILDYRQKIFVGPFRDILNHRLSLSEG is encoded by the coding sequence ATGATTGAGCTTACGCGCATGGATGGACGAAAAATTCTTCTCAACCCCGATTTGGTGCAGTCGGTTGATCCAGGTCCCGATTCGCGCATTCAGTTTAGAGACGGCGAAACCTTGCTAGTAAAGGAGTCTGCCCAGGAGATTGCTCAGTTGATCTTAGATTATCGACAGAAAATTTTTGTAGGGCCTTTCCGAGATATTTTGAACCATAGATTGTCATTGAGCGAGGGGTAG
- a CDS encoding dihydroflavonol 4-reductase, translated as MNKILVTGASGFIGKRLLEKLIESSGGSIRVLGRKENPNWAATGVEFIKGDITDVTSVEKAVRGVDFVYHLAGLIAYKASERQKMEDINVGGTKNIGEACVKYGVKKLVYMSSVCAIGASETPQALDENSEYTIGKYNLGYFETKRKSEIELKKLIGEKGLDAVFVNPSTVYGKGDVEKGSRSAQVKVAQGRFKFYAPGGVSIADLDSVVAATLKAREVGRTGERYILSGDNITIKQLFEMIAAEAGVEAPKIRLPRSVLMALGHIGDFATSLGLKGGFSLENAISSSLFHWFNHDKAKRELGYNPLPAREAIKHSVQYFLQNK; from the coding sequence ATGAATAAAATATTGGTCACCGGGGCGTCTGGATTTATTGGGAAGAGACTTCTCGAAAAACTTATAGAAAGTTCAGGGGGCTCGATTCGCGTGCTTGGTAGAAAAGAGAATCCAAATTGGGCGGCGACGGGGGTTGAGTTCATCAAGGGCGACATCACCGACGTTACTTCGGTGGAAAAAGCTGTGAGGGGTGTGGATTTTGTATACCACCTTGCCGGGCTTATTGCGTACAAGGCTTCCGAGCGTCAAAAAATGGAAGACATCAATGTTGGCGGCACAAAAAATATCGGTGAAGCTTGCGTTAAGTACGGAGTCAAAAAGCTTGTTTATATGAGCAGTGTTTGTGCTATCGGCGCGAGTGAAACTCCACAAGCTCTAGATGAGAACTCAGAGTACACCATCGGCAAATACAACTTGGGATATTTTGAGACAAAACGGAAATCAGAAATCGAGCTAAAGAAGTTGATTGGCGAGAAGGGTTTAGACGCTGTTTTTGTGAATCCATCAACAGTTTACGGCAAAGGCGATGTCGAAAAAGGCAGTCGCTCAGCGCAGGTGAAGGTGGCGCAAGGCCGCTTTAAGTTTTACGCTCCCGGCGGGGTGAGTATTGCGGATCTTGATAGCGTGGTTGCAGCGACACTCAAAGCGCGTGAAGTCGGCAGAACTGGGGAGCGATATATTTTGAGCGGTGATAACATCACCATCAAACAACTCTTTGAAATGATTGCAGCTGAGGCAGGAGTAGAAGCGCCGAAGATTCGATTGCCTCGTTCAGTTCTCATGGCGCTGGGTCACATAGGAGATTTTGCCACAAGTTTAGGATTAAAAGGCGGGTTCAGTTTAGAGAACGCGATCAGTTCGAGTTTGTTTCATTGGTTTAATCACGACAAGGCAAAGCGTGAACTCGGTTACAATCCTTTGCCCGCACGAGAAGCCATTAAACACTCCGTGCAATATTTTCTGCAGAACAAATAA
- a CDS encoding sugar ABC transporter permease, with amino-acid sequence MQALIELIASSWRLSLPLLLASLGGLWSEKSGVANIALEGKLLTSAFAAAAVTALTHNPWLGLLAGLLAGALIAGLFAFTCIFGRGDHIVVGTGINFLAIGFLPVMTRTLFGVTGSTPRLEISERLDSTILFSVVAVSLFVFTHWFLFQTKWGLYLRAAGENPTALSSTGVLPTKVRFFSVVAGGLICALGGVYLSISEGAGYVNQMSAGRGFLALAALILGRWKPVTTFAACAAFGILDALQIQLQGMNVEVLPSQFLTAMPFVVTLAAMAFFKARTGAPAAINQ; translated from the coding sequence ATGCAAGCTTTGATAGAGTTGATAGCTTCTAGTTGGCGACTAAGTTTGCCCTTGCTATTGGCTTCTTTGGGCGGTCTATGGAGTGAAAAGAGCGGAGTCGCCAATATTGCACTTGAAGGAAAGCTTTTAACTTCAGCCTTCGCAGCTGCCGCCGTAACGGCTCTCACGCACAATCCTTGGCTCGGTCTCTTAGCAGGGCTTTTGGCCGGTGCTCTTATCGCCGGATTGTTTGCTTTCACTTGTATCTTTGGACGAGGCGACCACATTGTGGTCGGCACCGGCATTAACTTCCTTGCCATTGGATTCTTACCGGTGATGACCAGAACACTATTTGGAGTCACTGGCTCAACGCCTCGCCTTGAAATTTCTGAACGTCTCGATTCCACGATTCTTTTTAGCGTTGTAGCCGTTTCGCTTTTCGTCTTCACCCATTGGTTTTTGTTTCAAACAAAATGGGGTCTTTACTTAAGGGCAGCCGGAGAAAACCCTACTGCGCTGAGTTCGACGGGAGTTTTGCCAACCAAAGTGCGATTCTTTAGCGTCGTTGCCGGTGGTTTGATCTGTGCCTTGGGCGGAGTTTATTTGAGCATTTCAGAAGGCGCAGGCTATGTGAATCAAATGAGTGCCGGACGCGGATTTCTTGCTCTTGCCGCTCTCATATTGGGCCGCTGGAAACCAGTAACAACGTTTGCGGCATGTGCAGCCTTTGGAATACTTGATGCCCTACAGATTCAACTTCAGGGTATGAATGTAGAAGTACTTCCTTCGCAGTTCTTAACAGCAATGCCTTTTGTCGTCACACTTGCTGCAATGGCTTTTTTCAAGGCTCGCACCGGCGCCCCCGCCGCCATCAATCAGTAG
- a CDS encoding ABC transporter permease translates to MKVLLGVASTILALMSVLVVGENPLTVARILVVGSFGSLDAAGYTIYLATPLIMTGLSVSWALRAGLFNIGAEGQMAIGGLCAYLVGHFLKELNPLVASFVVVIACFVGAGAWGAIAGWFRAKRGTHEVLITILLNYVAYALLAFMVVEPFRDRSSASPQTLPLSESYRLPALNISDSSANWMFFFSILTAVLAWWIAKRTRFGLEQRLTGEAPEFARRLGVNLDNNQIASLFVAGGFAGMASLNFLLGDALYLKENFMSGAGFFGIAVALISRANPVLIIFSALFFGALTKGAIDLDIDTENVSKDFSFVIQALIILILSSQSGISHWLGSLRNRFVKRKV, encoded by the coding sequence GTGAAAGTTCTGCTCGGAGTTGCTTCAACCATTCTCGCACTTATGAGTGTGTTAGTCGTCGGCGAAAATCCACTCACCGTGGCTCGCATTCTCGTTGTAGGAAGCTTTGGAAGTCTTGATGCTGCTGGATACACGATTTATCTGGCAACGCCGCTTATAATGACAGGCCTAAGTGTTTCTTGGGCTCTGCGTGCTGGGCTTTTCAATATCGGCGCAGAAGGGCAAATGGCAATCGGGGGTCTCTGTGCCTACTTGGTCGGCCATTTTCTTAAGGAATTAAACCCGTTGGTGGCCAGCTTCGTAGTGGTGATTGCATGCTTTGTCGGAGCAGGCGCCTGGGGTGCAATTGCTGGTTGGTTTCGGGCAAAGAGAGGCACTCATGAAGTGCTTATCACTATACTCTTAAACTATGTGGCCTACGCGTTGTTGGCTTTTATGGTCGTAGAACCATTTCGCGACAGAAGCTCCGCCTCACCGCAAACTTTGCCACTCAGCGAGTCTTACAGACTACCGGCCCTCAACATCAGTGACAGCTCTGCCAACTGGATGTTTTTCTTTTCGATATTGACCGCCGTCTTAGCCTGGTGGATAGCAAAGCGCACTCGGTTTGGGCTTGAGCAACGACTCACTGGGGAGGCTCCTGAGTTTGCCCGGCGATTAGGAGTCAATTTGGACAATAATCAAATTGCTTCTCTATTTGTTGCTGGGGGATTCGCGGGGATGGCCTCTTTGAATTTTCTTTTGGGCGATGCTCTTTATTTGAAGGAAAATTTCATGAGTGGTGCGGGTTTCTTTGGGATCGCCGTCGCACTCATATCAAGAGCTAATCCGGTCCTGATTATTTTTTCAGCACTGTTTTTTGGAGCTCTCACAAAAGGGGCTATCGATCTTGATATTGATACAGAAAACGTCAGCAAAGATTTTTCGTTCGTCATTCAAGCTCTTATAATTTTAATCCTCAGCTCTCAGTCGGGGATTTCCCATTGGCTGGGAAGCCTCCGGAATCGGTTTGTGAAAAGAAAGGTTTGA
- a CDS encoding BMP family ABC transporter substrate-binding protein produces the protein MEQPLRLFKSKYSPSHFYQERGEFSVKNLLSIIPGHSLRLQWTPVLVRACACFLITAGCTSEKEKEASINPTFTVGVVYDKGGKDDKAFNSMVEEGLARAKAEHSVEIKDVEPNDDNSYEPSLNALAQRGVPLIIAVGFTQKAAVERVAPKHPKTHFLLIDAEVNAPNVTSAVFADHEGSFLVGYLAARHSKTSRIGFLGGMDVPLIRRFHLGYEAGAKHFNPKIELNVQYVGVTGEAWANPNRAKELAKNLYSKGIDIIFGAAGKSNLGLFDAAEERSAFAIGVDSNQNWIKPGRIITSMVKRVDEAVFQAISSFKKSELKGGTLAMDLKNNGVGFSLDDHNRDLIAKYVKDVEEIRQQIIDGRIKVPDYYEKQKK, from the coding sequence ATTGAACAACCACTTAGACTATTTAAAAGTAAGTACAGTCCCTCCCATTTTTATCAAGAAAGAGGAGAATTTTCTGTGAAAAACCTATTGTCAATCATCCCCGGGCATTCGCTGAGACTGCAATGGACCCCAGTCCTCGTTAGAGCCTGCGCTTGCTTTCTTATTACGGCTGGATGCACTTCTGAAAAAGAAAAAGAAGCCTCTATAAATCCAACATTCACGGTGGGTGTAGTTTACGACAAAGGGGGCAAAGACGATAAGGCCTTTAACTCGATGGTAGAAGAGGGCCTTGCCCGCGCTAAGGCCGAGCACTCAGTAGAAATCAAAGATGTCGAGCCCAACGACGATAACTCTTACGAGCCCAGCTTGAATGCTCTTGCACAAAGAGGGGTTCCGCTAATTATTGCCGTCGGCTTCACTCAAAAAGCTGCCGTTGAACGGGTAGCGCCTAAACATCCAAAGACCCATTTTTTACTAATTGATGCTGAAGTGAATGCCCCAAATGTGACGTCAGCAGTGTTTGCCGACCACGAAGGCTCTTTTTTGGTTGGCTATCTGGCGGCTCGTCACTCAAAAACTAGCAGGATCGGATTTTTGGGCGGCATGGATGTGCCTCTGATTAGACGATTTCACTTGGGTTACGAGGCGGGAGCAAAACATTTCAATCCAAAGATTGAGTTGAACGTTCAATATGTGGGAGTCACGGGAGAGGCTTGGGCCAATCCAAATCGAGCAAAAGAACTTGCCAAAAATCTTTACTCAAAAGGGATTGATATCATTTTTGGAGCTGCCGGCAAAAGCAATTTGGGTTTGTTTGATGCCGCCGAAGAAAGATCCGCCTTTGCTATTGGAGTTGATAGCAATCAAAATTGGATTAAGCCGGGCCGAATCATTACGAGCATGGTAAAGAGAGTGGATGAGGCGGTATTTCAAGCCATCTCCTCCTTCAAAAAATCAGAACTAAAGGGTGGAACTCTTGCAATGGATTTAAAAAACAACGGTGTTGGCTTTTCACTTGATGATCACAACCGAGATCTTATTGCTAAGTATGTTAAAGACGTCGAGGAAATTCGTCAGCAAATTATCGATGGCCGCATAAAAGTGCCCGACTATTATGAAAAACAAAAAAAGTAA
- a CDS encoding monofunctional biosynthetic peptidoglycan transglycosylase, with the protein MAREKKRKHLKEGIRVLLAILLAATCLVGLFALGLLFAFTRLPDVSVMKKCVRTSMYGVDLCPSSSKFAKLSEVSPTFLQALVQTEDASFYAHNGFDFNEVRNSLRTNLQLGTSARGASTITQQLAKNVFLSPEKTMQRKFLEAYLTTQIEKKFSKAEILERYINVVEFGEQIYGVKAASQFYFSKSPSKLNSLESAFLVMLLPNPKKYSASFRAKKLTDFDKSRIRLITQRLFKSGRISELEYRWSKRHIEDFPWRGIPTAHEEVFESGEWSFADDENVEVIEDESFEEEVAPRFEPENSGLSIEDEIKHETGD; encoded by the coding sequence ATGGCGAGGGAAAAGAAAAGAAAACACCTTAAGGAGGGTATTCGCGTTTTGCTGGCGATACTGCTAGCGGCTACATGCCTTGTTGGCCTATTTGCCCTAGGCCTTTTGTTTGCGTTTACCCGACTGCCTGATGTGTCAGTTATGAAAAAGTGCGTGCGGACCTCGATGTACGGGGTGGATTTGTGCCCTTCTTCATCTAAATTTGCAAAGTTGTCAGAAGTTTCGCCGACATTCTTGCAGGCGCTTGTTCAAACCGAAGACGCCAGTTTTTATGCTCACAACGGTTTTGATTTTAATGAGGTCAGAAACTCTCTTCGTACGAACTTACAACTTGGCACTTCGGCTCGAGGGGCCTCAACAATCACTCAGCAGCTGGCAAAAAATGTTTTTTTAAGTCCAGAAAAGACAATGCAGCGCAAGTTTCTCGAGGCCTACCTCACCACGCAGATTGAAAAAAAGTTTTCAAAAGCGGAGATCCTGGAGAGGTATATAAATGTTGTCGAGTTTGGCGAACAAATTTACGGGGTAAAAGCCGCTTCGCAGTTTTATTTTTCTAAATCGCCATCGAAGCTCAATTCATTGGAATCGGCGTTTTTGGTAATGCTTCTTCCGAATCCGAAGAAATACAGCGCCAGCTTTCGAGCAAAGAAACTGACAGATTTTGACAAAAGCCGCATTCGACTCATCACCCAGAGGTTGTTTAAGTCTGGCCGAATTAGTGAATTGGAATACCGATGGTCAAAGAGACATATAGAGGATTTTCCGTGGCGGGGAATTCCCACGGCTCATGAAGAAGTTTTTGAATCGGGAGAGTGGAGTTTTGCTGATGACGAAAACGTTGAAGTTATAGAAGACGAGTCGTTTGAAGAAGAAGTCGCTCCCAGGTTTGAGCCAGAAAACTCCGGACTTTCTATAGAAGACGAAATCAAACACGAAACTGGCGACTAA
- a CDS encoding ABC transporter permease, with protein MDSTTPLNLRAENIGIAYLPTRGFTAIWVRNFVYFKRYWLSALGWSVVEPILYLFAVGFGLGEMVEKIGDRRYVEFFFPALLIFSSVWIATLECTFPCLSKLKYQGTYSAISLTPLSPTDIVFGEVLWAASKSMLGAVCVLLVGTVAGVVTTAWILPSLFIVFLTAMIFAGAGLAITTRVSNYDSFTYLISGVVLPLTLFSGTYFPLDRLPPLLMNLSYVSPITHAVIVSRSLSYQEWDHSLWVHVLVLLGFLMLSTVWAIRSFHRRLIP; from the coding sequence ATGGACTCGACGACGCCACTTAACTTGAGGGCTGAAAACATTGGCATAGCCTATCTACCGACTAGAGGGTTTACAGCCATATGGGTGAGAAACTTCGTCTACTTTAAAAGGTATTGGCTCTCTGCTTTAGGTTGGTCTGTGGTGGAGCCGATCTTGTATTTATTTGCAGTCGGTTTTGGATTGGGCGAAATGGTCGAAAAAATTGGTGATCGGCGGTACGTTGAATTTTTCTTTCCGGCCTTGTTAATATTTAGTTCTGTTTGGATTGCTACATTAGAATGCACCTTCCCGTGCCTTTCGAAGCTAAAGTATCAAGGCACGTATTCAGCCATTTCTCTTACCCCGCTGAGTCCCACCGACATTGTATTCGGCGAAGTACTCTGGGCGGCTTCAAAGTCCATGCTCGGAGCGGTTTGCGTTTTATTGGTTGGGACGGTCGCCGGCGTCGTAACTACAGCCTGGATCTTGCCTTCGCTATTTATTGTATTTCTAACTGCTATGATTTTTGCCGGTGCCGGCCTCGCCATCACAACTCGAGTATCTAACTATGACTCCTTTACTTATCTTATTTCTGGGGTTGTGCTTCCTCTGACGCTTTTTAGTGGCACATACTTCCCGCTCGATCGCTTACCGCCGCTTCTTATGAATCTCTCCTATGTATCGCCAATCACTCACGCAGTAATAGTTTCAAGATCTCTCAGTTACCAAGAGTGGGATCACTCGCTTTGGGTTCACGTTTTGGTACTGCTTGGTTTTCTTATGCTCTCGACTGTTTGGGCCATTAGAAGCTTTCACCGAAGATTGATTCCTTAG
- a CDS encoding ABC transporter ATP-binding protein — translation MSQHEIIVEVKNVTRKYGSRTAVDRLDFIIRKGEFFGLLGPNGAGKTSLLKMLFGALRPNSGQILVLGLDAQRQSREVKKRIGVVTQEDWLDPDLSVIENLLIYARYFGIDENKAYPRARELLRFLQMEDRTDDIVESLSGGMKRRVSIARALIHTPQVLILDEPTTGLDPQARIWLWSRLEELKSEGLTILLTTHYMDEAERLCDRVAIMDRGEMKCIGHPAELISLYVGSEVLEFRCRPVEQDYLLMRVKDKYDFQSFPGHVRLFAKAGSEVKNALSILSAEDMRIRRANLEDVFIRITGYGLDDAT, via the coding sequence GTGTCACAGCATGAGATCATAGTTGAAGTAAAAAACGTCACCCGAAAATACGGAAGCCGAACTGCCGTTGATCGACTTGATTTCATTATACGCAAAGGAGAATTTTTTGGACTCCTCGGACCAAATGGTGCCGGCAAGACATCTTTGCTGAAAATGTTGTTTGGAGCTCTTCGTCCGAACTCGGGCCAAATTTTAGTTCTTGGGCTCGATGCTCAAAGGCAAAGCAGAGAGGTCAAAAAACGTATCGGAGTTGTTACTCAAGAAGATTGGCTGGATCCGGATCTTTCTGTGATTGAAAACCTTCTCATCTATGCAAGATACTTTGGAATTGACGAAAACAAGGCTTATCCGCGAGCACGCGAACTCCTGAGGTTTCTTCAAATGGAAGACCGCACAGACGACATTGTTGAATCGCTCAGCGGCGGCATGAAACGACGAGTTTCTATTGCGCGAGCACTCATCCATACTCCCCAGGTGCTCATTCTTGACGAACCGACAACTGGACTCGACCCTCAAGCTCGTATTTGGCTTTGGAGCCGACTTGAAGAGCTAAAAAGCGAGGGACTAACAATTTTGCTTACAACTCACTACATGGACGAAGCAGAAAGACTTTGCGACCGCGTGGCAATAATGGACCGAGGCGAAATGAAATGCATTGGACATCCTGCCGAACTTATTTCTCTGTATGTTGGCAGCGAAGTTTTAGAGTTTCGATGTAGACCCGTCGAGCAAGACTATTTGCTCATGAGAGTGAAAGACAAATACGACTTTCAATCGTTTCCCGGTCACGTTCGGCTGTTTGCAAAGGCCGGTAGCGAAGTAAAAAATGCTCTCTCGATTCTTAGTGCTGAAGATATGAGAATCCGGCGAGCTAATCTTGAAGATGTCTTTATAAGGATAACCGGCTATGGACTCGACGACGCCACTTAA
- a CDS encoding tRNA dihydrouridine synthase DusB — protein sequence MAGITDSPFRSFMKEMGAGIVISELVSAHGIRYGGERTLKLLNYSEAQRPVGMQIFGEDPQIMADAALFVQDLGADFVDLNFGCPVPKVVKKGAGSALLKDLTTMTHMISAIKRAIQIPLTIKIRTGWDQNQRTAHEIAQLAFDEGVAWVAIHGRTRAQGYSGLADWDFITEVKSRAKLPIIGNGDIQTAAEAISRLENSACDGVMIGRGALKNPWIFLECLEQWAEGARDFSHRLSKEERTSSYALNRLFSYITPSCDEQIQYIQLKKFASWYSTGFPGASKFRKDLFQSKGLEDVQSVISSYFSEIKNICQQDTRSEPFLMGGHG from the coding sequence ATGGCTGGGATCACCGACTCGCCGTTTCGCTCTTTTATGAAAGAAATGGGAGCCGGAATCGTCATATCAGAGCTCGTATCCGCTCACGGCATTCGGTATGGGGGCGAAAGAACCCTAAAACTCTTGAACTATAGTGAGGCCCAAAGACCCGTCGGAATGCAAATTTTTGGAGAGGATCCGCAGATTATGGCCGACGCCGCACTTTTTGTTCAAGACCTGGGGGCTGACTTTGTCGATCTCAACTTCGGTTGCCCCGTACCTAAAGTGGTTAAGAAAGGGGCTGGATCCGCGCTTCTAAAAGATCTCACAACTATGACCCATATGATATCAGCGATCAAAAGAGCCATTCAGATTCCACTGACTATCAAAATCCGAACGGGGTGGGATCAAAACCAAAGAACGGCACATGAGATTGCCCAGTTGGCTTTCGATGAAGGCGTTGCCTGGGTTGCTATTCACGGTCGAACACGCGCGCAAGGCTACTCGGGCTTAGCCGATTGGGATTTTATTACCGAAGTGAAATCGCGTGCTAAGCTGCCTATCATCGGAAATGGCGACATTCAAACTGCTGCAGAAGCGATTTCTCGGCTAGAAAATTCGGCTTGTGACGGCGTGATGATTGGCCGTGGGGCCCTAAAAAATCCATGGATATTTTTGGAATGCCTTGAGCAGTGGGCCGAGGGTGCTCGGGACTTTTCTCACCGACTTTCTAAAGAGGAACGCACTTCCTCTTATGCCCTTAACCGTTTATTTTCTTACATCACTCCCAGCTGCGATGAACAAATCCAGTACATTCAGCTTAAAAAATTCGCTAGCTGGTATTCTACAGGGTTTCCAGGTGCTTCAAAGTTTCGGAAGGATCTCTTTCAAAGCAAAGGGCTAGAGGACGTACAAAGTGTGATCTCAAGCTATTTTTCTGAAATAAAGAATATTTGCCAACAAGATACTCGAAGCGAACCCTTCCTGATGGGCGGCCACGGCTAG
- a CDS encoding glutathione ABC transporter permease GsiC (with GsiABD is involved in the transport of glutathione into the cell), whose amino-acid sequence MISFLVRRLIMTVPVLVGVATFTFLLIHFVPGDPIDLMLGESASYEDKLQLREEMGLNQPLLTQYKDYWTKLSQLDLGRSYLSRRPVFDEINDRVGATVELALAAIFISLFVGVPLGIIAAVKQYTKFDHSISVLGLLGMSLPGFWVGPMLILIFSIKLGWFPVSERGGLESLILPAVSLGLPLAAIMMRMTRASMLDVIKEDYIRTARSKGMGNFLVYSKHALRNALMPVITILGIQLGALLTGTVITETIFDWPGIGTLFFSSIQQRNYPLVQGCVLLISTTYVVVNLATDVMYGVVNPKVRVQ is encoded by the coding sequence GTGATTTCGTTCTTGGTCCGAAGGCTGATAATGACAGTTCCAGTTTTGGTTGGTGTTGCCACATTTACCTTTTTGCTCATTCACTTTGTGCCTGGTGATCCGATTGATTTGATGTTGGGTGAGAGCGCCTCTTACGAAGACAAACTTCAGCTACGTGAGGAGATGGGTTTAAATCAACCACTTCTCACCCAGTACAAAGACTATTGGACAAAGCTCAGCCAACTTGACCTTGGTAGATCCTACCTAAGCCGCCGCCCTGTATTTGACGAAATCAACGATCGAGTAGGCGCAACGGTGGAGCTAGCCCTTGCGGCCATATTTATTTCGCTATTCGTAGGCGTTCCGTTAGGTATCATTGCAGCTGTGAAACAGTATACAAAGTTTGATCACTCGATATCAGTGTTGGGACTATTAGGTATGTCGCTTCCTGGGTTTTGGGTTGGTCCAATGCTGATTCTTATCTTTTCAATAAAGCTGGGCTGGTTTCCGGTGAGTGAGCGTGGGGGACTTGAGAGTTTGATTTTGCCGGCTGTGAGCTTGGGCCTTCCTTTGGCGGCAATTATGATGCGAATGACCCGTGCTTCAATGTTAGATGTTATTAAAGAGGATTACATTCGTACAGCCCGCTCTAAAGGAATGGGCAACTTTTTGGTGTACTCAAAGCATGCTCTTAGGAACGCGCTGATGCCTGTAATTACTATTCTTGGAATTCAGCTCGGAGCACTTCTTACGGGCACAGTTATTACTGAAACCATTTTTGACTGGCCTGGCATTGGCACGCTCTTCTTCTCTTCAATTCAGCAGCGAAATTACCCTCTTGTTCAAGGATGTGTGCTTTTAATTTCAACGACATATGTTGTCGTCAATCTAGCAACCGACGTGATGTACGGAGTTGTTAATCCGAAAGTTAGAGTGCAATGA
- a CDS encoding peptide ABC transporter permease has translation MCLIAIFAPFIATHDPRSISLPDQFQNPNSSHLFGTDQNGSDVFSRVVYGARISLIVSLSVVLISATVGTFLGSLAGYFGGWVDTLLMRFIDMLYAFPGFLLALSIVAFLGPSIGNLILALCITGWTGYARLVRGEALHLKTRDFVTASRAVGAGSFRLVGIHILPNLVGPLVVQMTFGMAGTLIAESSLSFLGLGAPPTEPTWGGLLNVGRVYLVEAPHLSFFPGVMIVMVVLSFNLFGDGLRDYLDPK, from the coding sequence ATGTGTTTAATAGCTATTTTTGCACCGTTCATAGCCACTCATGATCCGCGAAGTATTTCTCTTCCGGACCAGTTTCAAAATCCCAACTCTTCGCATCTCTTTGGAACAGATCAAAATGGTAGCGACGTCTTTTCACGAGTGGTATACGGGGCGAGAATCAGCTTAATCGTCTCTTTGAGTGTCGTTTTGATTTCGGCAACAGTCGGAACTTTTTTGGGAAGTTTGGCAGGCTATTTTGGCGGCTGGGTAGATACACTTCTTATGCGTTTTATCGACATGCTATACGCCTTCCCGGGCTTTTTATTAGCATTGAGTATCGTGGCTTTTCTTGGGCCGTCTATTGGCAATCTCATACTCGCATTATGCATCACCGGGTGGACGGGCTACGCCAGACTTGTCAGAGGAGAGGCCCTTCATCTTAAAACACGAGATTTTGTCACGGCATCTAGAGCCGTTGGTGCTGGCTCGTTTCGGCTCGTAGGAATTCACATTCTGCCAAATTTAGTTGGCCCACTTGTTGTTCAAATGACCTTTGGTATGGCCGGTACGTTGATCGCGGAGTCGTCTTTAAGTTTCTTGGGTTTGGGTGCGCCGCCCACAGAGCCAACGTGGGGTGGTTTACTCAATGTTGGAAGAGTTTATCTTGTAGAAGCCCCACACTTGAGCTTTTTTCCGGGTGTCATGATTGTGATGGTTGTACTCAGTTTTAATTTGTTCGGAGACGGTCTTCGAGATTATTTAGATCCGAAGTGA